The following proteins are co-located in the Haliotis asinina isolate JCU_RB_2024 chromosome 13, JCU_Hal_asi_v2, whole genome shotgun sequence genome:
- the LOC137260263 gene encoding uncharacterized protein, translated as MVMLRPALVLLLVVLMLTPQEGEGLPRRRRSRRNTNNIIKLLRDLVIIYRSVGKREVSTLFDVDEDDQLLEEFMQTSMNKRDGLVDRDELLATATNAAQEEQQPLSVWADADGGSYS; from the exons ATGGTGATGCTGCGCCCGGCACTGGTGCTGCTACTGGTGGTGCTGATGCTCACCCCGCAGGAAGGCGAAGGACTTCCGAGACGCAGACGTAGCCGACgcaacaccaacaacatcatcaaacTGCTGAGGGATTTGGTGATAATATACAGAAGTGTGGGCAAACGTGAAGTTTCTACTTTGTTTGACGTTGATGAAGATGACCAGCTTCTGGAGGAATTCATGCAAACCTCAATGAACAAAC GTGACGGTCTTGTTGACAGGGATGAGTTGTTGGCAACTGC CACAAACGCCGCACAAGAGGAACAGCAACCACTGTCTGTGTGGGCGGATGCTGATGGAGGAAGCTATTCGTAG